From the genome of Vicia villosa cultivar HV-30 ecotype Madison, WI linkage group LG2, Vvil1.0, whole genome shotgun sequence, one region includes:
- the LOC131650430 gene encoding uncharacterized protein LOC131650430, translated as MWLFRVYIDNTQHDDIDWTPYTTHRDTVAFDPISYYSGWLACRSNLICRYMPEGCMCPFVYVQIIPRSPFDFAPNSIMRRHIDDILTDYKSHLVPEEYRSMTATSQCSYVDNYMICFSIASRPIMTLDTPRRPPRPAREDILENE; from the coding sequence ATGTGGCTATTCCGTGTGTATATTGACAATACTCAACATGATGACATTGATTGGACACCATACACCACTCATCGGGACACTGTTGCCTTTGATCCCATTTCATATTATTCCGGATGGCTAGCATGTAGGAGTAATCTAATATGCAGGTATATGCCGGAGGGATGCATGTGTCCGTTTGTATATGTGCAGATCATTCCGAGATCCCCATTCGACTTTGCTCCTAATAGCATCATGCGTAGACATATTGATGACATACTAACAGATTACAAGAGTCATCTAGTACCAGAGGAGTATCGAAGTATGACGGCCACAAGCCAATGTTCTTATGTGGATAATTACATGATTTGCTTCTCTATTGCTTCACGCCCTATCATGACACTAGACACTCCTAGACGTCCACCTAGGCCTGCTCGTGAGGATATCTTGGAGAATGAATAG
- the LOC131647195 gene encoding putative glutamine amidotransferase GAT1_2.1 — protein sequence MSPILPRVLIVSRRTIRKNKFVDFVGEYHLDLIVANGAVPVIVPRVSGINMLLKSFEPIHGVLLCEGEDIDPSWYEQNHTTCALSHEEIEEIKNLHSSDTTIDKEKDSIELTLAKLCLKRNIPYLGICRGSQVLNVASGGTLYRDITKELSKNCESKYVMHVNYDDYDDHRHVIKVVENTPLFDWFKDSLLENDKILVNSYHHQGVKKLAHGFVPMAFANDGLIEGFYDPYGYNPDEGKFVMGLQFHPERMRKPNSEDFDYPGCTFAYKEFVKAVVAYQKRQNILTSLPKPMKLNKELKNKRKIIMRSFSVTKNLYAIGRGKCLLKEAEIEVGAKFLESKTAISVLQENRLKQMEATVRNARSCVERLKQNEEREKKANNVMEKMSIEQLSDLLSFYHTMGHICSQILETKLHDVVNDNS from the exons ATGTCTCCCATTCTTCCTCGTGTTCTAATCGTTTCTAGACGAACCATTCGTAAGAACAAGTTCGTCGATTTCGTCG gagagTATCACCTTGATCTTATAGTAGCAAATGGTGCAGTACCAGTTATTGTACCTCGTGTTTCAGGTATAAACATGTTACTAAAAAGTTTCGAACCAATTCATGGTGTTCTTCTATGTGAAGGAGAAGACATAGACCCATCATGGTAcgaacaaaatcacacaacatgtGCTCTTTCCCATGAAGAGATAGAAGAAATCAAAAACCTTCATTCAAGTGACACAACAATTGATAAAGAAAAAGATTCAATTGAACTAACCTTAGCAAAGCTTTGTCTTAAAAGAAACATTCCTTACTTAGGAATTTGTAGAGGCTCACAAGTCCTTAATGTTGCTTCTGGGGGTACCCTTTATAGGGACATAACAAAAGAGCTTTCGAAAAACTGCGAAAGTAAGTATGTGATGCATGTAAactatgatgattatgatgatcaTAGACATGTTATTAAGGTTGTTGAAAACACACCTTTGTTTGATTGGTTTAAGGATTCTTTGTTGGAAAATGATAAGATTTTGGTTAACAGTTATCATCATCAAGGAGTTAAGAAATTGGCACATGGTTTTGTTCCAATGGCTTTTGCTAATGATGGTTTAATTGAAGGGTTTTATGATCCTTATGGTTATAATCCAGATGAGGGTAAGTTTGTTATGGGTTTGCAATTTCATCCTGAGCGTATGAGAAAACCTAATTCAGAGGATTTTGATTACCCTGGATGCACATTTGCCTATAAG GAATTTGTGAAGGCAGTGGTTGCTTATCAAAAAAGACAGAATATTTTAACATCTTTGCCAAAACCTATGAAACTAAATAAGGAATTGAAGAACAAAAGAAAGATTATTATGAGAAGCTTTTCGGTTACGAAAAACCTATACGCCATAGGGCGTGGGAAATGTTTGTTAAAAGAAGCCGAAATTGAAGTTGGAGCCAAATTTCTCGAG TCAAAAACGGCAATAAGTGTTCTACAAGAGAATCGGTTAAAGCAAATGGAAGCAACAGTCAGGAATGCAAGGTCATGCGTTGAGAGATTGAAGCAAAatgaggaaagagaaaaaaaggcAAACAATGTGATGGAGAAAATGTCAATTGAGCAATTATCTGACCTACTATCTTTCTACCATACTATGGGGCACATTTGTTCTCAAATATTGGAAACAAAGTTACATGATGTTGTCAATGACAATAGTTAA